A window from Dehalobacter sp. DCA encodes these proteins:
- a CDS encoding adenosylhomocysteinase, giving the protein MNEVSTIRDIRLAADGQRKIDWVKQYMPVLNSLRDQYIQERPFAGKKIVICLHLEAKTAYLALTIQAGGGEVAVVASNPLSTQDDVVAALVENGIRAHAWHGATDEEYKVHINKALDFGPDYIIDDGGDLVSTIHTCRRELIGQVRGGAEETTTGILRLKAMSREGKLEFPMMAVNDARSKYLFDNRYGTGQSVWDAILRTTNLVVAGKTVCIVGYGWCGKGVALRARGLGAKIIICEVDPVKANEAWMDGYEVMPMKEAASMADYFITVTGNKNVITKDHFARMKNGAILANAGHFDVEISKQDLSLLAVSKRKVRPNTEEFTLEDGRKIFLLAEGRLVNLAAGDGHPVEVMDTSFALQALALEYLVKNQGLENKVFNVPEQLDNKVALMKLHSLGLQIDSLTSDQAEYLAGWVNE; this is encoded by the coding sequence ATGAACGAAGTTTCTACCATTCGAGATATTAGGCTGGCTGCTGACGGACAACGAAAAATAGACTGGGTAAAACAGTACATGCCGGTGTTGAATTCACTTCGGGATCAATATATTCAAGAGCGCCCGTTTGCAGGGAAAAAAATTGTCATCTGCCTTCATTTGGAAGCAAAAACCGCATACCTGGCCTTGACAATTCAGGCGGGAGGCGGGGAAGTTGCTGTGGTCGCCAGCAATCCGCTTTCTACGCAGGATGATGTGGTAGCGGCTCTGGTCGAAAACGGCATCAGGGCTCATGCCTGGCACGGTGCGACAGATGAGGAGTATAAAGTGCATATCAACAAGGCCCTCGATTTTGGGCCTGATTATATCATTGATGACGGTGGGGATCTCGTTTCAACAATTCATACCTGCCGGCGGGAATTGATTGGCCAGGTTAGAGGTGGAGCGGAGGAGACCACAACAGGTATTCTCAGATTAAAAGCCATGTCCAGGGAAGGAAAGCTTGAATTTCCGATGATGGCCGTCAATGATGCCAGAAGCAAGTATTTATTTGACAACCGATATGGAACGGGTCAATCCGTCTGGGATGCGATTCTGCGGACAACCAATCTGGTCGTTGCAGGAAAAACGGTTTGTATCGTTGGTTATGGATGGTGCGGCAAAGGTGTGGCATTAAGAGCCAGAGGGCTTGGGGCGAAAATCATTATCTGTGAAGTTGACCCGGTTAAAGCCAATGAGGCCTGGATGGACGGATACGAGGTCATGCCGATGAAGGAAGCCGCTTCTATGGCAGATTACTTTATTACCGTGACTGGCAATAAAAATGTCATTACAAAAGATCATTTTGCACGGATGAAGAATGGTGCAATCCTGGCGAACGCCGGTCATTTTGATGTGGAAATCTCTAAGCAGGACCTGAGTCTTCTGGCTGTTTCCAAAAGAAAGGTCCGCCCCAACACTGAAGAATTTACCCTTGAAGACGGGAGAAAAATCTTCTTGCTTGCTGAAGGCAGACTGGTGAATTTAGCTGCAGGAGACGGCCACCCGGTGGAAGTAATGGATACGTCTTTTGCGTTGCAGGCTTTGGCCCTCGAATATCTGGTAAAAAACCAGGGGCTTGAGAACAAAGTTTTTAATGTTCCGGAACAACTGGACAATAAGGTTGCGCTGATGAAGCTTCATTCACTTGGACTGCAAATTGACAGCCTGACATCGGATCAGGCGGAATACCTAGCAGGGTGGGTAAATGAATAA
- a CDS encoding GNAT family N-acetyltransferase, producing MNKEEWINITCTIQTSKGELLISGVTSPDILEKLEIDQQLKAFRPAAKQKKAIVEISCLPQGKVVSAQINGELVGYITFHPPDEFERWSSGQDKVLELGAIEVSPRYRNYGVARRMLEAAFGDEKMEDYIVIATEYYWHWDLDGTNLPIWEYREMMRHLMTYTDLLIKDTDDEEITSHPANMLMVRYGKNITKKMIYNFDRLLFLNGK from the coding sequence ATGAATAAAGAGGAATGGATCAACATTACCTGTACTATCCAGACTTCGAAAGGGGAACTGCTGATATCCGGGGTGACATCTCCGGATATCTTGGAAAAGCTTGAAATTGACCAGCAATTAAAAGCTTTCCGTCCGGCTGCCAAACAAAAAAAAGCCATTGTTGAGATCAGCTGTCTTCCACAGGGAAAAGTCGTCTCAGCCCAAATCAATGGGGAGCTGGTCGGCTATATTACGTTTCATCCGCCGGATGAATTTGAACGGTGGTCATCCGGACAAGACAAAGTTCTGGAGCTCGGAGCGATTGAAGTGTCTCCGCGCTACCGCAATTATGGGGTAGCCCGCAGGATGCTGGAAGCTGCTTTCGGTGACGAAAAAATGGAAGACTATATTGTGATTGCAACAGAATATTACTGGCACTGGGATTTGGATGGAACAAACCTGCCGATTTGGGAATACAGGGAAATGATGCGCCATCTGATGACGTACACGGATCTGCTTATTAAAGATACGGACGATGAGGAAATCACATCTCATCCAGCCAATATGCTGATGGTTCGCTATGGGAAAAATATAACAAAAAAAATGATATACAATTTTGATCGACTTTTATTTTTAAACGGCAAATAA